One region of Babylonia areolata isolate BAREFJ2019XMU chromosome 29, ASM4173473v1, whole genome shotgun sequence genomic DNA includes:
- the LOC143302340 gene encoding pre-piRNA 3'-exonuclease trimmer-like: MCEVTKSSFEQLFPLIEKTIKEADFIAIDSEFTGLTVRDNDKPSLFDTSEERYRKIKNSVSRLSLCQIGISAFVRDKDQQSYQAHTYNFPLCPMAFGPISPGFYWQTSSLQFMSHFNFDFNTCVYEGVSFMNDQQERQLCRSMDSGNLFSGQDRTFDESFLQTLCSKVAEWYVTSKEGQMFTLHKTSQFAKLWNEYVIHTEIRRRFSDVWTTSDSFKNIAVEKVSPRRRKEMEEKEVADKEKEPEKMKQTMLGFTRVFRVIREYQKPLVGHNMLMDILFMYDKFFRPLPAKYSTFKRDLHDIFPKIYDTKHMSFSFRKMLQELTGTFSNNLIQLYHLISSKAVTNCEQHMPSVTHAKGFDRYTLQNTPHEAGFDAYVCGYVFIRLCHLERFRNNKNSLVGYCPIQLYLKSAEPFCNHINVIRATVSYICLEGPDPPSKRPQQLFVRCRKRGERLNTQQLAEWMTPCGPVDIRLLSPATAIVAADNFSCARAILSTFKNHKTVAVSKYRFWKHSPSVKVLMWCGLVVSGGVCIWSIVSLVKDCR; encoded by the exons ATGTGTGAGGTCACAAAAAGCAGCTTTGAACAGTTATTTCCTTTGATCGAAAAGACGATCAAAGAGGCAGACTTTATAG CCATTGACTCTGAATTCACTGGGCTGACagtgagagacaatgacaaaccAAG tttgtttgacaCCAGTGAGGAGCGGTACAGAAAAATTAAGAACAGTGTGTCGAGACTGTCACTTTGTCAGATAG GCATTTCTGCTTTTGTCAGGGACAAAGACCAGCAGTC GTATCAGGCTCACACGTACAACTTTCCACTGTGTCCCATGGCGTTCGGCCCCATCAGTCCAGGCTTCTACTGGCAG ACCTCCAGCCTACAATTCATGAGTCACTTCAACTTCGACTTCAACACG tgtgtgtatgagggggtgtCCTTCATGAACGACCAACAGGAGAGACAGCTGTGTCGCAGCATGGACTCTGGGAACCTGttttcaggacaggacag AACGTTTGACGAGAGTTTCCTTCAGACCCTGTGTTCCAAGGTGGCGGAGTGGTACGTCACCAGCAAGGAGGGGCAGATGTTCACTCTGCATAAAACTAGTC agTTTGCCAAGTTGTGGAATGAATATGTGATCCACACAGAGATACGCAGACGATTCAGCGATGTGTGGACCACCAGTGACTCCTTCAAAAAT ATTGCTGTGGAGAAGGTGTCACCACGACGTcggaaggagatggaggagaaagaggtggcaGACAAGGAGAAAGAGCCTGAAAA GATGAAACAAACCATGCTGGGATTCACCCGAGTTTTCCGAGTCATCCGGGAATACcaaaag CCACTGGTGGGCCACAACATGCTGATGGACATCCTGTTTATGTACGACAAGTTCTTCCGTCCACTGCCTG CCAAGTACAGCACTTTCAAAAGAGACTTGCATGACATTTTCCCCAAGATCTACGACACAAAGCACATGTCCTTCTCCTTCAGAAAG ATGCTGCAGGAGCTGACAGGCACCTTCTCCAACAACCTGATCCAGCTGTATCACCTCATCAGCAG TAAAGCTGTGACAAATTGTGAGCAGCATATGCCATCTGTGACTCATGCCAAGGGGTTTGATCGCTACA CACTGCAGAATACCCCCCATGAGGCTGGATTTGACGCTTACGTGTGTGGCTATG tttttatCAGACTCTGCCACTTGGAAAGGTTCAGGAACAACAA AAACAGCCTGGTGGGTTACTGCCCCATACAGCTGTACCTGAAATCGGCCGAGCCGTTCTGTAACCATATCAACGTGATTCGAGCCACAGTCAGCTACATT tgtctgGAGGGGCCAGACCCCCCGTCAAAGCGTCCACAGCAGCTGTTCGTGAGGTGTCGCAAGCGAGGAGAGAGACTAAACACACAGCAG TTGGCGGAGTGGATGACGCCCTGTGGACCGGTGGACATCAGACTTCTCTCCCCTGCCACTGCCATTGTGGCTGCTGACAACTTCTCCTG TGCCAGGGCCATCCTGAGCACCTTCAAGAACCACAAGACAGTGGCCGTGTCCAAGTACAGGTTCTGGAAGCATTCACCCTCTGTCAAAGTGTTGATGTG